In the genome of Phocoena sinus isolate mPhoSin1 chromosome 15, mPhoSin1.pri, whole genome shotgun sequence, the window AGGTCATAATGTCCATCCGCACCAAGCTGCAGAACAAGGAGCATTTGATTGAGGCCCTCCGCAGGGGCAAGTTCAAGTTCCCTGACCACCAGAAGGTCCACAACTCCAAGAAGTGGGGATTTACTAAGTTTAATGCAGATGAATTTGAAAACATGGTGGCAGAAAAGCGGCTCATCC includes:
- the LOC116739505 gene encoding 60S ribosomal protein L10-like, coding for MSIRTKLQNKEHLIEALRRGKFKFPDHQKVHNSKKWGFTKFNADEFENMVAEKRLIPDGCGVKYIPNRGPLDKWWALHS